In a single window of the Aridibaculum aurantiacum genome:
- a CDS encoding SGNH/GDSL hydrolase family protein — translation MDNKNSRRSFIRNTSLAGAFGLALPSIVSAAFEGENATRLKKKIRIEKDDVILFQGDSITDSGRKKDDMNYNTAGAFGNGYALIAASELLYRAGDKNLKIYNKGISGNKVYQLAERWDKDAIDLKPTVLSILIGVNDFWHKLNGRYDGTVKVYRDDYKKLLDRTKQALPDVKLIIGEPFAVTGIKAVDDKWYPEFNEYRAAAREVADQYDAVFIPYQSVYDKAQQKAPGVYWTHDGVHPSLAGARLMAEAWLETVKV, via the coding sequence ATGGACAATAAAAATTCAAGAAGAAGTTTTATCAGGAATACATCTTTGGCAGGTGCATTTGGCCTTGCCCTTCCTTCTATCGTATCTGCAGCATTTGAAGGTGAAAATGCTACCAGGCTAAAGAAGAAGATCAGGATTGAAAAAGATGATGTGATCCTGTTCCAGGGTGATTCAATAACGGACAGTGGCAGAAAGAAAGATGATATGAACTACAACACAGCTGGTGCTTTTGGTAATGGTTATGCATTGATTGCTGCTTCTGAGCTATTATATCGGGCCGGTGATAAAAATCTGAAGATCTATAACAAAGGAATTAGCGGAAATAAAGTTTACCAACTAGCAGAGCGGTGGGATAAAGATGCTATAGATCTAAAGCCAACGGTGCTAAGCATATTGATTGGAGTTAATGACTTTTGGCATAAGCTAAACGGTAGGTATGACGGCACTGTAAAGGTTTACAGGGATGATTATAAAAAACTACTGGATCGTACAAAGCAAGCGCTGCCTGATGTGAAGCTGATCATAGGTGAACCTTTTGCTGTTACAGGTATCAAAGCTGTTGACGATAAATGGTATCCTGAATTCAATGAATACCGTGCTGCAGCGCGTGAAGTAGCTGATCAGTATGATGCAGTGTTCATTCCTTATCAAAGCGTGTATGATAAAGCACAACAAAAAGCACCGGGTGTTTACTGGACACATGATGGTGTACATCCAAGTTTAGCTGGTGCAAGATTAATGGCCGAGGCGTGGTTGGAGACAGTCAAGGTGTAA
- a CDS encoding glycoside hydrolase family 43 protein has product MKRWFTILFAVVALSSCGKKVYMFSSFKEPANEGLRFLYSYDGVNWTRIDSTFLKPELDQKVMRDPSIVQGPDGTFHLVFTSAWKGSKTFGYASSKDLINWTEQRALPVMTHEATTVNVWAPELFYDDERDQFIIIWASTIPHRFERGIEEEENNHRMYYVTTKDFKTFSDTKLFLDPGFSVIDCVIVKRGKDDYVLVLKDNTRPERNIKIAFAKDPLGPYTKPSAPFTPNFTEGPAVAKVDDGYIIYYDQYRDKIYGAMKTKDFINFTDVTKEVKVPEAHKHGTIFMTNKKILKGLLKAAAEKK; this is encoded by the coding sequence ATGAAGAGATGGTTTACAATATTATTTGCAGTAGTTGCACTGAGCTCTTGCGGTAAGAAGGTGTACATGTTTAGCTCTTTTAAAGAACCGGCTAACGAAGGACTTCGATTTTTATACAGTTATGATGGCGTTAACTGGACAAGGATTGATAGTACATTTCTGAAGCCAGAATTGGATCAAAAGGTGATGCGTGATCCATCAATTGTTCAGGGTCCTGATGGTACATTCCACCTGGTGTTTACTTCAGCTTGGAAGGGTAGCAAAACATTCGGTTATGCATCTTCTAAAGACCTTATCAACTGGACTGAACAAAGAGCACTACCTGTAATGACTCATGAGGCAACAACAGTAAATGTATGGGCGCCTGAGTTGTTCTACGATGATGAGAGAGACCAGTTCATTATTATCTGGGCTTCTACTATTCCGCATCGTTTTGAACGTGGTATTGAAGAAGAAGAGAATAATCATCGCATGTATTATGTAACTACGAAAGATTTCAAAACATTCAGTGATACAAAACTTTTTCTTGATCCTGGTTTCAGTGTTATTGATTGTGTAATCGTAAAGCGAGGCAAAGATGACTATGTACTTGTGTTAAAAGACAATACAAGACCAGAAAGGAATATTAAGATCGCTTTTGCAAAAGACCCTTTAGGTCCTTATACAAAACCATCTGCGCCATTTACGCCAAATTTTACTGAAGGTCCTGCTGTAGCCAAAGTTGATGATGGTTATATCATCTACTACGATCAATACAGGGACAAGATCTATGGGGCCATGAAAACAAAAGACTTTATCAACTTTACAGATGTTACTAAAGAGGTAAAAGTTCCCGAAGCTCATAAGCACGGAACTATCTTCATGACCAATAAAAAGATCTTGAAAGGACTTTTGAAAGCGGCAGCAGAAAAGAAATAA
- a CDS encoding glycoside hydrolase family 140 protein, producing the protein MIKRNYLKLLVACMLVSLCSNAQVGNSMGLKISPDKRFFTDKEGKPFFWLGDTGWLLFSKLDRKEAEKYLEDRRAKGYNVIQAMVLHTVAAKNVYGDSALVRKSVAKPVTPAGNNPAVEAEYDYWDHIDYMVDLAAQKGLYMALVPIWGSNVKAGSVSRDEARSYAQFLAERYKQKPNIIWLNGGDIHGTDSMATWKIIGETLRKHDPNHLITFHPFGRTTSSQWFHNEEWLDFNMYQSGHRSYDLDTSRKEWRFGPDNYKFTNMDYNLKPTKPTLDGEPSYELIPYGLHDTTKPYWNANDMRRYAYWSVFAGAAGHTYGHNSVMQMHKPTDKGSAYGSKKYWDAALNDSGAAQMVHVKNLILSKPYFDRVPDQSLIAGKQGEKYDYLLATRGKDYAFIYTYTGKNFKVNMGKVNGDKVKASWYNPKNGQSTLLKTVSNKGTRKFNPPGKPAEGNDWVLVLESL; encoded by the coding sequence ATGATTAAGCGTAATTATTTAAAGCTGTTAGTAGCATGTATGCTGGTGTCGTTGTGTTCAAATGCACAAGTAGGTAACAGCATGGGTTTGAAAATTTCACCTGATAAAAGGTTTTTCACCGACAAGGAAGGCAAGCCGTTCTTTTGGTTGGGCGATACCGGCTGGTTGTTGTTTAGCAAGCTAGACAGGAAAGAGGCGGAGAAGTACCTGGAAGACAGGCGCGCTAAAGGTTACAATGTTATACAGGCGATGGTGCTTCATACGGTGGCTGCTAAGAATGTTTATGGTGATTCTGCACTGGTTAGAAAAAGTGTTGCAAAACCTGTTACGCCTGCAGGTAACAATCCTGCTGTAGAAGCTGAATATGATTATTGGGATCATATAGATTATATGGTTGACCTGGCCGCACAAAAAGGGCTGTACATGGCGCTGGTGCCTATCTGGGGAAGCAACGTAAAAGCAGGTTCAGTTAGTCGTGACGAGGCAAGAAGCTATGCACAGTTTTTGGCTGAGCGTTATAAGCAAAAGCCAAATATTATCTGGCTGAACGGAGGTGATATACACGGAACAGATTCTATGGCAACATGGAAGATCATAGGCGAGACACTTCGTAAACATGATCCTAATCACCTGATCACTTTTCATCCGTTTGGACGTACTACATCAAGCCAGTGGTTTCACAATGAAGAGTGGCTGGATTTCAACATGTACCAAAGCGGACATAGAAGTTATGACCTTGACACGTCCAGGAAAGAGTGGCGGTTTGGCCCGGACAACTACAAGTTCACCAACATGGATTATAATTTGAAGCCCACCAAGCCTACACTGGATGGTGAACCTTCGTACGAGCTTATACCTTATGGTCTGCACGATACAACAAAGCCTTACTGGAATGCCAACGATATGCGACGCTATGCATACTGGAGCGTGTTTGCTGGTGCTGCAGGTCATACTTACGGACACAACAGTGTAATGCAGATGCATAAGCCGACAGATAAAGGAAGCGCTTATGGAAGCAAAAAATATTGGGATGCGGCCCTCAATGATAGTGGTGCAGCGCAGATGGTTCATGTAAAAAATCTCATTCTTTCTAAACCTTATTTTGATCGTGTTCCTGATCAAAGCTTGATTGCAGGAAAGCAGGGTGAGAAGTATGACTACCTGCTGGCAACACGTGGAAAAGACTATGCTTTTATCTACACCTACACCGGCAAGAATTTCAAGGTAAACATGGGTAAGGTTAATGGAGATAAAGTGAAGGCTTCATGGTACAATCCAAAGAACGGGCAATCAACTTTGTTGAAAACAGTTTCAAATAAAGGCACCCGCAAATTCAATCCTCCGGGTAAACCCGCAGAGGGAAATGATTGGGTGTTGGTGTTAGAGAGTTTATAA
- a CDS encoding DUF3826 domain-containing protein produces the protein MAFSQDHLNGNGTTSTAANRAKQLVDALGINDLEKRSRTNAIINRHLDSLEVIFKDRAKAVESAGKAETKELSNFRGRSAWDAANGRLNKVHAVFLGRLSTELTAEQIETLKNAMTENGMIREYNNYLDLFPNLASYQKEQLMAYLREARDNAMNAETAGQRKEWFIKYRGRANNFLSAAGYDLRKATDEQQKRKANKSKEQ, from the coding sequence GTGGCATTCAGTCAAGATCATTTAAATGGCAATGGTACCACAAGTACAGCAGCAAACAGGGCTAAACAATTGGTAGACGCCTTAGGTATCAATGATCTTGAAAAAAGATCAAGAACCAATGCTATCATTAACCGGCATCTCGACAGCTTAGAAGTTATCTTCAAAGACAGGGCAAAAGCAGTAGAAAGTGCGGGTAAAGCTGAAACTAAGGAACTTTCAAATTTCAGGGGAAGGAGTGCATGGGATGCTGCGAACGGTAGGTTAAATAAAGTGCATGCTGTTTTCTTAGGTCGTCTTTCTACCGAACTTACAGCAGAGCAAATTGAAACGCTGAAGAATGCAATGACTGAAAATGGAATGATCAGGGAGTATAACAACTACCTCGATCTGTTTCCAAATCTTGCCAGTTACCAGAAGGAGCAACTTATGGCCTACCTGCGTGAGGCAAGAGACAATGCAATGAATGCAGAAACAGCTGGCCAAAGAAAAGAATGGTTTATTAAGTACCGCGGAAGGGCAAATAACTTCCTGTCAGCAGCAGGTTATGATCTAAGAAAGGCAACAGACGAACAACAGAAACGAAAGGCCAATAAATCAAAAGAACAGTAA
- a CDS encoding DUF6298 domain-containing protein, whose translation MASEQRIPNVAVKVVVPVTKGDATARIQSALDLVASLPADANGFRGAVLLQKGIYSVEGQLKLNASGVVLRGSGAGANGTTIVGAGKDRETLIKIVGVNDKVKGRETSITDAYVPVNATQLTVANTSDLRSGDLVVIRRPSTLQWIRELGTGHFGGGVSSTGWKPGERDIFWERKIIAVDGNTITLDVPLTTALDTTYGGGTVSKLTWNGRIEKVGVENLQLRSTYDAINPKDEAHRWMAITMENVADAWVRQVTFKHFAGSAVAVLETAKRVTVEDCKSLEPVSEIGGQRRYTFFTNGQQTLFQRCYAENGYHDFAVGFAAPGPNAFVQCQSVLPYNFSGTIDSWASGVLFDIVNVDGNAIRFGNRGLDGNGAGWSAANSLIWQSTAARIDSYKPPTANNWAFGNWAQFSGDGYWESSNEHIQPRSFFYAQLSQRLGDTIQKYAQLLPIESEASSSPSVTVAMALTAKAVNPASLLSDWIDEAVKRNPIPVQANGVITIDNIGIKKPAVVASAPAMKIQDGLIVRGNTLVQGRRLDVQWWSGGIMPTDLPKMRPHITRYVPGRTGKGLTDDLDALTDTMKSSNIIGMEHNYGLWYERRRDDHERIRRMDGEVWAPFYELPFARSGKELAWDGLSKYDLTKYNHWYWNRLKTFADLADQKGLLLVHQNYMQHNILEAGAHYTDFPWRPANNINNTGFPEPVPYAGDKRLFMAEQFYDVNHPVRRKLHIAYIRKCLDNFKNNNGVIHTISSEFTGPLHFVQFWVDVIKGWEKENGKQQIIALSTTKDVQDSILADPARAAVIDVIDIRYWHYQEDGTAYAPKGGQNLAPRQHARQMKGGRTSFEQVYRAVSEYRKKFPAKAVMYSGGDGFGWAVFMAGGSLPTIPKVDQQFLQAAAAMKPVASTEGQYVLANGEKEYIVYTNSGKANLDIKGTYKARWINPRNGEIFKEGNIQGVKTLELASPQQGAAVLWLTTL comes from the coding sequence ATGGCTTCTGAACAGCGAATCCCGAATGTGGCTGTAAAGGTGGTTGTTCCGGTGACTAAAGGAGATGCTACAGCGCGTATTCAATCTGCACTTGATCTTGTTGCTTCACTGCCAGCAGATGCCAATGGCTTTCGCGGCGCTGTATTGTTGCAAAAAGGTATTTACTCAGTAGAAGGACAACTGAAGTTAAATGCTTCGGGTGTTGTGCTTCGCGGTAGTGGGGCGGGTGCTAATGGAACTACGATTGTTGGTGCAGGTAAAGACAGGGAAACGCTAATTAAGATTGTTGGTGTAAATGATAAGGTAAAAGGAAGGGAGACAAGTATAACAGATGCATATGTACCAGTTAATGCTACTCAGCTAACAGTTGCAAATACGTCTGATCTAAGGTCGGGCGATCTTGTTGTTATCAGGAGGCCAAGTACCCTTCAGTGGATCCGTGAATTGGGTACCGGTCATTTTGGTGGAGGTGTTTCCTCTACAGGTTGGAAGCCTGGTGAAAGAGATATCTTTTGGGAAAGAAAAATTATAGCAGTTGATGGTAATACCATCACACTGGATGTACCACTGACCACTGCATTAGATACTACTTATGGTGGTGGTACTGTTTCAAAGCTTACGTGGAATGGTAGGATAGAGAAAGTAGGTGTTGAGAACTTGCAACTTCGATCAACTTATGATGCTATCAATCCAAAAGATGAAGCGCATCGCTGGATGGCAATTACAATGGAGAATGTTGCTGATGCCTGGGTACGACAGGTTACATTCAAGCATTTTGCAGGATCTGCAGTGGCTGTGTTGGAAACAGCAAAGCGTGTAACTGTTGAAGACTGTAAGTCGTTGGAGCCTGTTTCTGAAATAGGAGGCCAGCGTCGTTATACCTTTTTCACCAATGGTCAGCAAACGCTTTTCCAGCGCTGTTATGCTGAGAATGGTTACCATGATTTTGCTGTTGGATTTGCAGCTCCCGGTCCCAATGCTTTTGTACAATGCCAGTCGGTGTTGCCGTATAATTTCAGCGGTACAATTGATAGCTGGGCATCAGGTGTGTTGTTCGATATTGTAAACGTAGATGGTAACGCTATCCGTTTTGGCAATCGTGGTCTTGATGGAAATGGAGCAGGCTGGAGCGCTGCAAACAGTTTGATCTGGCAAAGTACAGCGGCTCGTATTGACAGCTATAAACCTCCAACTGCCAATAACTGGGCTTTTGGAAACTGGGCGCAGTTTTCAGGTGACGGTTACTGGGAAAGTTCCAATGAACATATACAACCAAGGAGTTTTTTCTATGCACAATTATCACAACGACTAGGAGATACAATTCAAAAATACGCGCAGCTTCTTCCTATAGAATCTGAAGCATCAAGTAGTCCAAGTGTGACTGTTGCTATGGCACTTACCGCTAAGGCTGTTAATCCTGCTTCACTACTTTCTGACTGGATAGACGAAGCAGTGAAACGCAATCCTATTCCTGTACAGGCGAATGGCGTAATTACCATTGATAACATTGGTATCAAAAAGCCAGCTGTGGTGGCTTCTGCTCCGGCTATGAAAATCCAGGATGGATTGATCGTTCGGGGCAATACGCTTGTGCAGGGTAGAAGGCTGGACGTTCAATGGTGGTCAGGTGGTATAATGCCTACAGATCTGCCTAAGATGCGACCTCATATTACCCGCTATGTACCCGGCAGAACAGGAAAGGGTTTAACAGATGATCTTGATGCATTGACCGATACCATGAAGTCTTCTAACATCATTGGTATGGAGCATAACTATGGCTTGTGGTACGAACGTCGTCGCGATGATCATGAACGTATTCGCCGGATGGATGGTGAAGTATGGGCGCCATTTTATGAGCTGCCTTTTGCACGTAGTGGTAAAGAACTGGCTTGGGATGGATTGAGTAAATACGATCTTACGAAGTACAACCACTGGTACTGGAACCGTCTGAAAACATTTGCTGATCTCGCCGATCAGAAAGGCCTGCTGCTGGTTCACCAGAACTATATGCAGCATAACATCCTTGAGGCAGGTGCGCACTATACAGATTTCCCATGGCGCCCGGCCAACAACATCAACAACACTGGTTTCCCTGAACCGGTTCCTTATGCCGGTGATAAAAGATTGTTCATGGCTGAGCAGTTCTACGATGTTAATCATCCTGTCAGAAGGAAGTTGCACATCGCTTACATCAGGAAGTGCCTAGACAATTTCAAAAACAATAATGGTGTAATTCATACTATTAGTTCGGAGTTCACGGGACCATTGCACTTTGTGCAGTTTTGGGTGGATGTAATCAAAGGTTGGGAAAAGGAAAATGGCAAACAGCAGATCATAGCACTAAGTACTACCAAAGATGTGCAGGATAGTATACTCGCTGATCCTGCCCGTGCAGCAGTAATTGATGTAATAGACATTCGCTACTGGCATTACCAGGAAGATGGAACTGCCTATGCACCGAAAGGTGGGCAAAATCTTGCGCCACGGCAGCATGCACGTCAAATGAAGGGTGGGCGTACATCTTTCGAGCAGGTGTATCGTGCAGTTAGCGAGTACAGGAAAAAGTTTCCTGCAAAAGCTGTTATGTACTCTGGAGGTGATGGCTTTGGATGGGCTGTATTTATGGCAGGGGGTTCGTTACCAACCATTCCAAAAGTTGATCAACAGTTCCTGCAAGCTGCAGCTGCTATGAAGCCTGTTGCTTCTACCGAAGGCCAGTACGTATTGGCTAATGGAGAAAAAGAATACATTGTTTACACCAATAGTGGTAAAGCAAACCTTGATATCAAAGGCACCTACAAAGCCCGCTGGATCAATCCTCGCAACGGAGAAATATTCAAAGAAGGAAATATACAGGGAGTTAAAACACTTGAACTGGCAAGCCCGCAACAAGGGGCTGCTGTTTTATGGTTGACAACATTATAA
- a CDS encoding exo-alpha-sialidase, which yields MKNWLNKIAGIGMCVGAMASANAQDTVRYTGNTLVNVDYHHGQLSPAVGVHNIQIFRANREHPELAEGFGWTYNHAPMIAYWNNTFYVEYLSNPRGEHVPPGQTFILSSKDGYNWTKPVVAFPVYKIPDGTTKEGRPEVAKDMYSVNHQRMGFHVSKKNRLLAFAYYGLIVGVKDDPNDGLGIGRVVREIYKDGSFGPIYFIRYNKKFNEKNTQYPFYTKSKDKGFIEACNEVLANPLITQQWNEEADRDDPLIPLKKEYKAFSFYHLNDGRVVGLWKNALTAISNDNGKSWPTNATRAPGFVNSNAKIWGQRTSDGKFMTVYNPSEFRWPLALSVSDNGLDYKNLLLVHGEISPIRYGGEYKSYGPQYVRGIVAGNGTPPDGKAWVTYSMNKEDMWVSSIPVPVKDKVNEHPNEVFDQMPQGKELELWNIYSLQWAPTRIEKAADGKRALVLRDWDRYDFAKAERVVPASKRLVAEFTVIPQQNKNGTLHIEFQNAKGNAGVRLMLDTAGNLMTKAGYRDRRLTTYNANEPLNIHIELNTATRFYSTTVNGKNVPAGLFFAPLDSIERVVFRTGEVRRFPDADTPTDPMHDKLPNAGEKDQEAAYYITSFKTSSK from the coding sequence ATGAAGAATTGGTTGAATAAGATAGCAGGTATAGGAATGTGTGTTGGTGCAATGGCTTCGGCTAATGCGCAGGATACAGTGCGATATACGGGTAATACTTTGGTAAATGTGGATTATCATCATGGGCAGTTAAGCCCTGCGGTTGGTGTTCATAACATCCAGATATTTCGTGCTAATCGTGAACATCCTGAATTAGCAGAAGGCTTTGGCTGGACTTACAACCATGCGCCGATGATCGCTTACTGGAACAACACATTTTATGTGGAGTACCTGAGCAATCCAAGAGGTGAGCATGTGCCGCCGGGACAAACATTCATCCTTTCATCGAAGGATGGTTATAACTGGACGAAACCTGTGGTAGCATTTCCTGTATATAAGATACCAGATGGTACTACCAAGGAAGGACGTCCTGAGGTAGCAAAGGATATGTATTCGGTAAATCACCAGCGCATGGGCTTTCATGTGTCTAAGAAGAACAGGTTGTTAGCCTTTGCTTACTATGGATTAATAGTTGGTGTGAAGGATGATCCGAATGATGGATTGGGCATTGGTCGTGTAGTGCGTGAGATCTATAAAGATGGTTCGTTTGGTCCTATTTATTTTATCCGCTACAACAAGAAATTCAACGAAAAGAATACGCAGTATCCTTTCTATACTAAGAGCAAAGACAAAGGATTTATTGAAGCTTGTAATGAAGTGTTGGCTAATCCGCTGATTACGCAACAATGGAATGAAGAAGCAGACCGTGATGATCCCTTAATTCCTTTGAAGAAAGAATACAAGGCGTTTAGCTTTTATCATTTGAACGATGGAAGAGTAGTAGGTCTTTGGAAAAATGCATTAACTGCTATCAGTAACGATAATGGAAAATCATGGCCTACCAATGCAACCAGAGCGCCTGGATTTGTAAACAGCAATGCCAAGATCTGGGGACAAAGAACTTCCGATGGTAAGTTCATGACCGTGTATAATCCTTCCGAATTTAGATGGCCATTGGCTTTGAGTGTTAGTGATAATGGATTGGACTACAAAAATCTGTTACTGGTACATGGCGAGATCAGTCCTATCCGCTATGGTGGCGAATACAAATCGTACGGTCCGCAGTACGTACGGGGTATAGTAGCAGGAAATGGTACACCACCCGATGGTAAGGCCTGGGTGACCTATAGCATGAACAAAGAAGACATGTGGGTAAGCTCTATTCCTGTTCCTGTAAAAGACAAGGTGAATGAACATCCAAACGAAGTGTTCGACCAGATGCCGCAAGGCAAAGAGCTGGAGCTTTGGAACATCTACAGCTTGCAATGGGCACCTACCAGAATTGAAAAAGCTGCAGATGGTAAAAGAGCATTGGTGCTTAGAGATTGGGACAGGTATGATTTTGCAAAAGCAGAAAGGGTAGTACCTGCAAGTAAAAGATTGGTTGCTGAGTTTACTGTGATACCACAACAAAATAAGAACGGAACATTACACATTGAATTTCAAAATGCTAAGGGTAATGCGGGTGTGCGTTTGATGCTTGATACTGCCGGCAACTTAATGACCAAAGCTGGTTACCGCGACAGGCGTTTGACTACTTACAATGCGAATGAACCGCTGAACATTCATATTGAATTAAACACTGCAACACGTTTTTATTCTACTACAGTCAATGGAAAGAATGTACCTGCAGGATTATTCTTTGCGCCATTGGATAGTATTGAACGTGTTGTATTCCGTACAGGCGAAGTACGTCGCTTTCCTGATGCTGATACACCTACAGATCCTATGCACGATAAGTTGCCTAATGCAGGTGAAAAAGACCAGGAAGCAGCTTATTACATCACATCATTCAAAACATCAAGTAAGTAG
- a CDS encoding pectate lyase family protein, with amino-acid sequence MKRLQVFLAAAAALAMVNTANGQYPTIPKALEDSADAEMKRFEKLSDEAWAKALPIVEAEAKKGKPFIPWAAKPEDLPQAKIPAFPGAEGGGAFTPGGRGGKVYVVTNLNDSGEGSFRWACEQGGARTIVFNVAGIIQLKSPVIIRAPYITIAGQSAPGDGVCIAGESVWINTHDVVIRYMRFRRGATDVTRRDDALGGNPVGNIMIDHVSASWGLDENMSMYRHVYDRGGKNEKLPTVNVTIQNSIFSECLDTYNHSFGSTIGGLNSTFMRNLWANNISRNPSIGMYGDFGFVNNVVFNWWNRSADGGDHRSYFNFINNYYKPGPMTPLDKPIAHRILKPESGRDKANAQAFGKAYVSGNIVEGFDKVTQDNWAGGIQVGNNEDAGVHTAAIRVNEPMPMAKVTILPAKQAYDHVLENVGANLPKRDAVDARIIKTVKTGEIYYKEDAVTGIGKEFIKRRLPEDSYKKGIITHPSQVGGYPEYKGTPYKDSDKDGMPDSYEKKMGLNPNNAADASKVGNTDGYTNLEIYLNSLVPPVNLNKSVATK; translated from the coding sequence ATGAAGAGATTACAAGTATTCCTGGCTGCAGCTGCAGCATTAGCTATGGTCAACACTGCTAATGGGCAGTATCCCACTATTCCTAAAGCGCTGGAAGACTCCGCTGATGCAGAAATGAAGCGCTTTGAAAAGTTGAGCGATGAAGCATGGGCGAAAGCATTGCCTATAGTAGAAGCTGAAGCAAAGAAAGGCAAGCCTTTCATTCCATGGGCGGCGAAGCCAGAGGATCTGCCACAAGCCAAGATACCTGCGTTTCCAGGTGCTGAAGGTGGTGGTGCTTTTACACCTGGTGGTCGTGGAGGTAAAGTGTATGTTGTAACCAACCTGAACGATTCTGGTGAAGGAAGTTTTCGCTGGGCATGTGAGCAGGGTGGTGCACGTACCATTGTATTCAATGTTGCTGGCATCATTCAACTGAAGTCTCCTGTTATTATTCGTGCACCTTATATCACCATTGCTGGTCAGTCGGCACCGGGCGATGGTGTATGTATAGCAGGTGAGTCTGTCTGGATCAATACTCACGATGTGGTTATTCGCTATATGCGTTTCCGCCGTGGTGCAACCGATGTTACCCGTCGCGATGATGCATTGGGTGGCAACCCGGTTGGTAACATCATGATCGATCATGTGTCTGCAAGCTGGGGCCTTGATGAGAACATGAGTATGTACCGTCACGTATACGATCGTGGTGGAAAGAATGAAAAACTTCCTACTGTAAATGTTACTATACAAAACTCTATTTTTTCTGAGTGTTTAGATACCTACAATCACTCCTTTGGCAGTACCATCGGCGGCTTGAACAGTACGTTCATGCGCAACCTTTGGGCTAACAATATCAGCCGTAATCCATCTATTGGTATGTATGGCGATTTTGGTTTTGTAAACAATGTTGTATTCAACTGGTGGAACAGGAGTGCTGATGGTGGTGACCATCGCTCTTATTTCAACTTCATCAACAACTACTATAAGCCAGGTCCTATGACTCCTTTGGATAAGCCTATTGCTCACCGCATATTGAAGCCAGAGTCAGGACGTGATAAAGCCAATGCACAGGCTTTTGGTAAAGCATACGTAAGTGGAAACATAGTAGAAGGATTTGATAAGGTAACACAGGACAACTGGGCAGGTGGTATACAGGTAGGAAACAATGAAGATGCAGGTGTACATACTGCTGCTATTCGTGTAAATGAACCAATGCCAATGGCAAAGGTTACCATCCTTCCTGCAAAACAAGCATATGACCATGTGTTGGAAAATGTAGGAGCTAATCTTCCTAAAAGAGATGCTGTTGATGCACGTATCATCAAGACGGTAAAAACTGGAGAGATCTACTACAAAGAAGATGCAGTAACTGGTATAGGAAAAGAATTTATCAAGCGTCGTCTTCCTGAAGACTCTTACAAAAAAGGTATCATCACGCATCCAAGCCAGGTTGGTGGTTATCCTGAATACAAAGGCACACCTTACAAAGACTCAGATAAAGATGGTATGCCAGACAGCTACGAAAAGAAGATGGGTTTAAATCCTAACAACGCTGCCGATGCAAGTAAGGTTGGTAACACAGATGGTTATACTAACCTGGAGATTTATTTAAATAGTCTTGTACCACCTGTGAATCTTAATAAATCTGTTGCCACTAAATAA